One genomic region from Ornithinicoccus hortensis encodes:
- a CDS encoding ABC transporter permease yields MIRLRDLSIGTRIGLVLVGLTILVAVIAPWISPYDPISTDSDNALIGASPSHWLGTDQYGRDVLSRTLEGGRFALLVSLLATTVAVVVGTLIGTVSAYYGRWVDAGITRVLDAVLAVPAVLALLLIVSVFGNSLWVLVLAISVVYVPAVARVVRGATFPVLSAGYVTAARARGEGSLAIIRREVLPNILDTVLVEFAMRASWVVLLVSTLSFLGFGVNPPTPDWGLMIQENRTALTVAPAGTLAPIVTLSVLVVGLNLAADGLGKYLGVDRARRGVLQ; encoded by the coding sequence ATGATCCGGCTGAGGGACCTGAGCATCGGCACCCGGATCGGGCTGGTCCTGGTGGGCCTGACGATCCTGGTCGCGGTCATCGCGCCGTGGATCTCGCCCTACGACCCGATCAGCACCGACTCCGACAACGCGCTGATCGGGGCCAGTCCCAGCCACTGGCTGGGCACCGACCAGTACGGGCGCGACGTGCTCTCCCGCACCCTCGAGGGCGGCCGGTTCGCCCTCCTGGTCTCGCTGCTCGCGACCACCGTCGCGGTCGTGGTCGGCACGCTGATCGGCACCGTCTCGGCCTACTACGGGCGCTGGGTCGACGCCGGGATCACCCGGGTGCTGGACGCCGTGCTGGCGGTGCCCGCCGTGCTCGCGCTGCTGCTGATCGTCTCGGTCTTCGGCAACTCCCTCTGGGTGCTGGTGCTGGCGATCTCGGTGGTCTACGTCCCGGCCGTGGCCCGGGTGGTGCGCGGCGCCACCTTCCCGGTGCTGTCCGCCGGCTACGTGACCGCCGCGCGGGCCCGTGGGGAGGGCTCGCTGGCGATCATCCGCCGGGAGGTGCTGCCCAACATCCTGGACACCGTGCTGGTCGAGTTCGCGATGCGCGCCTCGTGGGTGGTGCTCCTGGTGTCCACGCTGTCCTTCCTCGGTTTCGGGGTGAACCCGCCGACCCCCGACTGGGGGCTGATGATCCAGGAGAACCGGACCGCCCTGACGGTGGCACCGGCCGGCACGCTCGCCCCGATCGTCACGCTGTCGGTGCTCGTGGTCGGCCTCAACCTGGCCGCGGACGGGCTGGGCAAGTACCTCGGCGTGGACCGGGCCCGACGGGGGGTGCTCCAGTGA
- a CDS encoding ABC transporter permease, giving the protein MARLIASRLATGLITLFLAAFFVFFAVQALPGDVAEQLLGQNATPEAVETLRQQLGLDSNVWARFVEWLGNAVTGDFGESLVSGESVSATIWTAFSHTLLIAIPAMVVGVALSLLLGVWAAARRGTRTDSTVSVLALVAMSIPEFVVATILVLLLAILVPVFPAVVLAGPDATFAELVPAAVLPAVTLVISMAAYIIRAMRSSTIDGLTTEYATTAALKGVPRRSVLWRHVAPTALLPVLPVISINVAWLLGGVVVVESVFNYPGLGKLMIDSVSTRDLPVLQAIAVLSALVYVAANLVADLLALAVDPRQRTMHQPRARRRVKEATR; this is encoded by the coding sequence GTGGCGCGACTCATCGCCAGCCGTCTGGCGACCGGGCTGATCACCCTCTTCCTGGCCGCCTTCTTCGTCTTCTTCGCCGTCCAGGCGCTGCCCGGGGACGTCGCCGAGCAGCTGCTGGGGCAGAACGCCACGCCGGAGGCGGTGGAGACGCTGCGGCAGCAGCTGGGGCTGGACAGCAACGTCTGGGCCCGCTTCGTGGAGTGGCTCGGCAACGCCGTGACCGGGGACTTCGGTGAGTCGCTGGTCTCCGGCGAGTCGGTGTCCGCGACCATCTGGACCGCGTTCAGCCACACCCTGCTCATCGCCATCCCCGCGATGGTCGTGGGGGTCGCCCTGTCGCTGCTGCTCGGCGTGTGGGCCGCCGCCCGCCGCGGCACCCGCACCGACTCGACCGTCTCGGTGCTGGCCCTGGTCGCGATGAGCATCCCCGAGTTCGTGGTCGCCACCATCCTGGTGCTGCTGCTGGCCATCCTGGTGCCGGTCTTCCCGGCCGTCGTGCTCGCCGGCCCGGACGCCACCTTCGCCGAGCTGGTGCCGGCGGCCGTCCTGCCGGCGGTCACCCTGGTGATCTCGATGGCCGCCTACATCATCCGGGCGATGCGGTCCTCCACCATCGACGGGCTCACCACCGAGTACGCCACCACCGCGGCGCTCAAGGGCGTGCCCCGGCGCTCCGTCCTCTGGCGGCACGTGGCGCCGACCGCGCTGCTGCCCGTGCTGCCGGTCATCTCGATCAACGTGGCCTGGCTGCTCGGCGGCGTGGTCGTCGTCGAGTCGGTCTTCAACTACCCGGGGCTGGGCAAACTGATGATCGACTCCGTGTCGACCCGGGACCTGCCGGTGCTCCAGGCGATCGCGGTGCTCAGCGCCCTGGTCTACGTCGCGGCCAACCTGGTCGCCGACCTGCTGGCGCTCGCCGTCGACCCGCGGCAGCGCACCATGCACCAGCCGCGGGCGCGGCGCCGGGTGAAGGAGGCCACCCGATGA
- a CDS encoding ABC transporter substrate-binding protein, with amino-acid sequence MVPTIDRRQFLGGLLGGATALGLAACGAPALTLPERAATGTARAGATMRIARPAASAAETLDPASSLSAYEYLGALYNRVVKLDREGETVPDLATEWSSNADATTWDFALRPGVRFHDGRELTARDVRYTFQHILDPETASPQAGPLELVEEIEAVDTTTVRFRLGTPNAEFPSLLTAYQCYVIPEDSAGEIGRTGIGTGPFVLESYTPAGAGVVRANEDYFDGRATLDRIEFYSIQDTSARVNALLARQVDLLSQTNLDNPTARVVANSPGTTVARVENAQWYTIPMLYTSEEFADPVMRQAMKLAYDPRAVLSTALQGTGTPGWDNPVPPQLKAWLDEEREHDPEKAKALLKSIGREDFSTRIYTSAYEPNFTAIATAFASQVKEAGIRLQITNTAADSYYTQIWMAEPLMVSYWFTGRPIDQLLNQIFRSGSSYNESAWSNEEFDKLLDAARADTNDDSRLQKYQDAQRLIIEDSADLTPVFGDRLVGLSEEVVNYDEYGFEFDYLALGLKEG; translated from the coding sequence GTGGTGCCCACGATCGACCGTCGACAGTTCCTGGGCGGACTCCTCGGCGGGGCGACGGCACTGGGGCTCGCGGCCTGTGGGGCACCGGCGCTGACGCTGCCGGAACGGGCCGCCACCGGGACCGCGCGGGCCGGCGCGACGATGCGGATCGCCCGTCCCGCGGCGAGCGCGGCGGAGACCCTGGACCCGGCCAGCTCGCTGTCGGCCTACGAATACCTAGGCGCCCTCTACAACCGCGTGGTCAAGCTGGACCGCGAGGGGGAGACCGTGCCGGACCTGGCCACCGAGTGGTCCTCGAACGCCGACGCCACCACCTGGGACTTCGCGCTCCGACCCGGGGTGCGCTTCCACGACGGGCGCGAGCTCACCGCCCGGGACGTGCGCTACACCTTCCAGCACATCCTGGACCCGGAGACGGCCTCGCCGCAGGCCGGTCCGCTGGAGCTGGTGGAGGAGATCGAGGCGGTCGACACCACGACCGTCCGGTTCCGGCTGGGCACGCCCAACGCGGAGTTCCCCTCGCTGCTGACCGCCTACCAGTGCTACGTGATCCCGGAGGACTCGGCCGGGGAGATCGGGCGGACCGGCATCGGGACGGGCCCGTTCGTGCTGGAGAGCTACACCCCCGCGGGGGCCGGGGTGGTGCGGGCCAACGAGGACTACTTCGACGGTCGCGCGACGCTGGACCGGATCGAGTTCTACTCCATCCAGGACACCTCCGCGCGGGTCAACGCGCTGCTCGCCCGGCAGGTCGACCTGCTGTCGCAGACCAACCTGGACAACCCGACCGCCCGGGTCGTGGCGAACTCCCCGGGCACCACGGTGGCCCGGGTCGAGAACGCGCAGTGGTACACGATCCCGATGCTCTACACCAGCGAGGAGTTCGCCGACCCGGTCATGCGGCAGGCGATGAAGCTGGCCTACGACCCCAGGGCGGTGCTGTCCACCGCGCTGCAGGGGACCGGGACGCCCGGGTGGGACAACCCGGTGCCGCCGCAGCTGAAGGCCTGGCTCGACGAGGAGCGCGAGCACGACCCGGAGAAGGCCAAAGCCCTGCTCAAGAGCATCGGCCGGGAGGACTTCTCCACGCGGATCTACACCTCGGCATACGAGCCGAACTTCACCGCAATCGCGACCGCCTTCGCCAGCCAGGTCAAGGAGGCGGGCATCCGCCTGCAGATCACCAACACGGCCGCGGACTCCTACTACACCCAGATCTGGATGGCCGAGCCGCTGATGGTCAGCTACTGGTTCACCGGGCGACCGATCGACCAGCTGCTCAACCAGATCTTCCGCAGCGGCTCCTCCTACAACGAGTCCGCCTGGTCCAACGAGGAGTTCGACAAGCTGCTGGACGCCGCCCGGGCGGACACCAACGACGACAGCCGGCTGCAGAAGTACCAGGACGCGCAGCGGCTCATCATCGAGGACTCGGCCGACCTGACCCCGGTCTTCGGCGACCGGCTGGTCGGCCTGTCCGAGGAGGTCGTCAACTACGACGAGTACGGCTTCGAGTTCGACTACCTGGCCCTCGGCCTGAAGGAGGGCTGA
- a CDS encoding cupin domain-containing protein: MRIQRRGEVSYDWQLYGGAGRLAVESYFRDQTTLPANVMLYHLPPGSSEGEHIHLEGEEDSCTPYSSDELYVVVSGRVVVTADGERAELGPGDAAYTPAGSRHGVANETDEPAELVIVFGPPKG, from the coding sequence ATGCGGATCCAACGGCGCGGGGAAGTCTCCTACGACTGGCAGCTCTACGGCGGTGCCGGGCGGCTGGCGGTGGAGTCCTACTTCCGGGACCAGACCACGTTGCCGGCCAACGTGATGCTCTACCACCTGCCGCCGGGCAGCTCCGAGGGGGAGCACATCCACCTGGAGGGCGAGGAGGACAGCTGCACCCCCTACAGCTCCGACGAGTTGTATGTCGTGGTGTCGGGTCGGGTGGTGGTGACCGCCGACGGTGAACGGGCCGAGCTGGGGCCCGGTGACGCCGCCTACACCCCCGCGGGGAGCCGGCACGGGGTCGCCAACGAGACCGACGAGCCGGCCGAACTGGTGATCGTCTTCGGCCCGCCCAAGGGGTGA
- a CDS encoding alpha/beta hydrolase yields MADGDPEEFAIEASAPIGPSAETEGTNAARFAVLGALTTPVPGVLGGAIGPVAEADMLDRLGLGRLVEPVYQGLQSSDDTLSMESSFLLEYRDTWQQGGAREAAWAELAEGGQWRARLMLLAAGTCSELERESVTAAVALHGVVRESTGWDEDRRAPWDLRLFSRWRDWDAVLPWANPLSPMGDGFLEEMDAGPLPPTTVPWDGPRWREASNTLLGAALEEDTPAYLLTELDWLALRRIWLGLRSPDVVTRELAHSANLRAATAVTDAPGDPVGPTGDGTDTVRRGPGGPGDPSGPGGAGGSGGSGPAPRPPGIGADLATMIHGTFAWKGDWWYPSGDFHAYIKHPHRPRLYDGGMEYSWSGAYSLRQRETAGDRFLRWTQGASPTGLGTVFAHSYGGEVAARAINRGAKVRELVLLSAPVNQHHIAAIAHVDRVVDIRLDFDLVLWLAAAHQRMATDPKVRTLVIPGGFWRHGATHDPGLWARKGIAAQVDL; encoded by the coding sequence ATGGCCGACGGCGACCCGGAGGAGTTCGCGATCGAGGCCTCCGCGCCGATCGGGCCCTCGGCCGAGACGGAGGGGACCAACGCCGCCCGGTTCGCGGTCCTGGGAGCGCTCACCACCCCCGTGCCCGGCGTGCTGGGTGGGGCGATCGGACCGGTGGCCGAGGCCGACATGCTCGACCGGTTGGGCCTCGGCCGGCTCGTCGAGCCCGTCTACCAGGGGCTCCAGTCCTCCGACGACACACTCAGCATGGAGAGCTCCTTCCTCCTGGAGTACCGCGACACCTGGCAGCAGGGCGGGGCGCGGGAGGCCGCCTGGGCCGAGCTGGCCGAGGGCGGTCAGTGGCGGGCGCGGCTCATGCTCTTGGCCGCGGGGACGTGCAGCGAGCTGGAGCGCGAGTCGGTGACCGCCGCGGTGGCCCTGCACGGCGTGGTCCGGGAATCCACCGGCTGGGACGAGGACCGCCGCGCGCCGTGGGACCTGCGCCTCTTCAGCCGCTGGCGCGACTGGGACGCCGTCCTGCCGTGGGCCAACCCGCTGAGCCCCATGGGAGACGGCTTCCTGGAGGAGATGGACGCCGGGCCCCTCCCGCCGACCACCGTCCCGTGGGACGGTCCGCGATGGCGCGAGGCGTCGAACACGCTCCTGGGCGCCGCCCTGGAGGAGGACACCCCCGCATACCTGCTCACCGAGCTGGACTGGCTGGCCCTGCGAAGGATCTGGCTGGGCCTGCGCTCCCCGGACGTCGTCACGCGCGAGCTCGCGCACAGCGCCAACCTGCGGGCCGCGACGGCTGTCACGGACGCTCCGGGTGACCCCGTCGGCCCCACGGGAGACGGCACCGACACCGTGCGGCGCGGCCCGGGCGGCCCGGGCGACCCTTCGGGACCAGGCGGAGCGGGCGGCTCGGGCGGCTCCGGTCCGGCGCCCCGACCGCCGGGGATCGGCGCCGACCTGGCGACGATGATCCACGGGACGTTCGCCTGGAAGGGTGACTGGTGGTACCCATCGGGCGACTTCCACGCATACATCAAGCACCCCCACCGGCCCCGGCTCTACGACGGGGGCATGGAGTACTCGTGGTCGGGGGCCTACAGCCTGCGCCAGCGGGAGACCGCCGGCGACCGGTTCCTGCGGTGGACCCAGGGGGCATCGCCGACCGGGCTGGGGACGGTCTTCGCGCACAGTTACGGCGGGGAGGTGGCGGCGCGGGCCATCAACCGCGGGGCGAAGGTGCGCGAGCTGGTGCTGCTGAGCGCGCCGGTGAACCAGCACCACATCGCCGCCATCGCCCACGTGGACCGGGTGGTCGACATCCGGCTCGACTTCGACCTGGTGCTCTGGCTGGCGGCCGCCCACCAGCGCATGGCCACCGACCCCAAGGTGCGCACGCTCGTCATCCCCGGCGGGTTCTGGCGGCACGGGGCCACCCACGACCCCGGCCTCTGGGCGAGGAAGGGCATCGCGGCACAGGTCGACCTCTGA
- a CDS encoding ArsR/SmtB family transcription factor gives MTAHPARDLDQALRALADPNRRAILEAVRSGPRPVGQIATEVGLSQQTTSHHLGVLRAAGLTSSSREGARHLFVVDTDGLAAVRAYLDTFWPAKLAGLKAAVEAREADRRG, from the coding sequence ATGACGGCACACCCGGCCCGCGACCTCGACCAGGCGCTGCGCGCGCTCGCCGACCCGAACCGCCGGGCGATCCTCGAGGCCGTCCGCTCCGGCCCGCGGCCCGTCGGGCAGATCGCGACCGAGGTCGGGTTGTCCCAGCAGACGACGTCCCACCACCTGGGGGTGCTGCGCGCCGCGGGGCTGACCAGCAGTTCCCGGGAGGGGGCCCGGCACCTCTTCGTCGTCGACACCGACGGCCTGGCCGCGGTGCGCGCCTACCTGGACACCTTCTGGCCGGCCAAACTGGCGGGGCTGAAGGCCGCGGTCGAGGCGCGCGAGGCAGACCGCCGTGGCTGA
- a CDS encoding SRPBCC family protein, with the protein MADYRTSIEIDAAPDTVFDYLVTDAGMTSWMGQHASLDARPGGRFAVDIAGHAVRGRYVVVDRPHRVVFSWGMAGSPDLPPGASTVEFTLVATDRGTRVDLVHSDLPDDGLEGHADGWSHFLPRLGTASAGGDPGPDDWRPISDRLPEDPTRRSTP; encoded by the coding sequence GTGGCTGACTACCGGACCTCGATCGAGATCGACGCGGCGCCGGACACGGTCTTCGACTACCTGGTCACCGACGCGGGGATGACCTCCTGGATGGGCCAGCACGCCTCGCTCGACGCCCGCCCCGGCGGACGGTTCGCGGTCGACATCGCCGGACACGCGGTCCGCGGCCGGTATGTCGTGGTCGACCGGCCCCATCGCGTGGTCTTCTCCTGGGGGATGGCCGGGAGCCCCGACCTGCCCCCCGGCGCCTCCACCGTGGAGTTCACCCTCGTGGCGACCGACCGCGGCACCCGGGTCGACCTGGTCCACTCCGACCTGCCGGACGACGGGCTCGAGGGTCACGCGGACGGCTGGTCACACTTCCTCCCCCGGCTGGGCACCGCATCCGCCGGCGGCGATCCCGGACCCGATGACTGGCGGCCGATCTCCGACCGTCTGCCCGAGGACCCCACCCGAAGGAGCACGCCATGA
- a CDS encoding nuclear transport factor 2 family protein: MTTTTSPTARETVLDFHRAWTSGDIERATTRATTLLSQDVVCRAPGEDLVGREAYGAFLAGFSPNLTGVGKVSALAEDDRVALFYCPHTAVTSTAPAAEHFTVRDGLIVENVLVFDRLSYLPPEQPGTAPGGPAGQDGPRG, from the coding sequence ATGACCACGACCACCTCCCCCACCGCCCGCGAGACGGTGCTCGACTTCCACCGGGCCTGGACCAGCGGCGACATCGAGCGCGCCACCACGCGCGCCACCACGCTGTTGAGCCAGGACGTCGTATGCCGTGCCCCCGGAGAGGACCTGGTCGGCCGGGAGGCCTACGGCGCCTTCCTCGCCGGCTTCTCCCCCAACCTCACGGGGGTGGGCAAGGTGTCCGCCCTCGCCGAGGACGACCGGGTGGCGCTGTTCTACTGCCCGCACACCGCGGTCACCAGCACCGCACCGGCGGCCGAGCACTTCACCGTCCGCGACGGACTGATCGTGGAGAACGTGCTCGTCTTCGACCGGCTCTCCTACCTCCCGCCCGAGCAGCCCGGGACGGCGCCCGGTGGTCCTGCCGGGCAGGACGGACCGCGCGGGTGA
- a CDS encoding TfoX/Sxy family protein — protein MTGKQQDLADRIRTALEDEPSTRTVSMFGGLSFMVHEKMVVAAQRDGALLVRIDPAHHARLLALPGASQAEMGTGRPMGPGWISVDPRAITDDEQLGWWIEVAMEFNAAVRSGG, from the coding sequence GTGACCGGGAAACAGCAGGACCTGGCGGACCGCATCCGCACGGCACTGGAGGACGAGCCGTCCACGCGGACGGTCTCCATGTTCGGCGGGCTGTCCTTCATGGTCCACGAGAAGATGGTCGTCGCGGCGCAGCGGGACGGAGCCCTGCTCGTGCGGATCGACCCCGCGCACCACGCGAGGCTGCTGGCCCTGCCGGGTGCCAGCCAGGCGGAGATGGGCACCGGCCGCCCGATGGGGCCGGGGTGGATCAGCGTGGACCCCCGGGCGATCACCGACGACGAGCAGCTCGGCTGGTGGATCGAGGTCGCGATGGAGTTCAACGCCGCCGTGCGCTCGGGCGGGTAG
- a CDS encoding arsenate reductase ArsC — protein MAAGYLHHLSNGLIEVRSAGSAPGAAINPVAVQAMAEEGIDISANAPKVLTTEAVQDSDVVITMGCGDACPIFPGKRYEDWELDDPAGQGLEAVRPIRDEIRHRVKALITELIPASAPEPDRR, from the coding sequence ATGGCCGCCGGCTACCTGCACCACCTCAGCAACGGCCTGATCGAGGTCCGCTCCGCCGGGTCCGCACCCGGTGCGGCCATCAACCCCGTCGCGGTCCAGGCGATGGCCGAAGAAGGCATCGACATCAGCGCGAACGCACCGAAGGTCCTCACGACCGAGGCCGTCCAGGACTCCGACGTCGTGATCACCATGGGCTGCGGCGATGCCTGCCCGATCTTCCCGGGCAAGCGCTACGAGGACTGGGAACTGGACGACCCGGCCGGGCAAGGCCTTGAGGCAGTCCGACCGATTCGCGACGAGATCCGCCACCGCGTCAAGGCTCTCATCACCGAGCTGATCCCCGCCAGCGCACCGGAACCAGACCGGCGATGA
- the arsB gene encoding ACR3 family arsenite efflux transporter yields MTSQATRPVGRSPVRLSRTDKYLPVWVGAAMAAGLLLGRLVPGLGSWLGAVEIDGVSLPIALGLLVMMYPVLAKVRYDRVGTVTADRRLLTSSLLLNWIIGPALMFALAWIFLADLPEYRTGLIIIGLARCIAMVIIWNDLACGDREAAAVLVAINSVFQVFAFAALGWFYLSVLPGWLGLSQATLDVSPWQIAKSVLIFLGIPLVAGWASRVWGERARGRTWYEETFLPRIGPWALRGLLFTIVLLFALQGEQITSRPWDVARIAVPLLIYFALMWGVGFALGKGLGMTYERTTTLAFTAAGNNFELAIAVAIATFGVTSGQALAGVVGPLIEVPVLVGLVYVSLALRDHFPHKEESHVPTPAH; encoded by the coding sequence GTGACCAGTCAGGCAACCCGTCCGGTTGGTCGTTCGCCGGTCCGACTGTCGAGGACGGACAAGTATCTGCCGGTGTGGGTCGGTGCGGCGATGGCGGCGGGTCTGCTGCTGGGCCGGCTCGTCCCCGGGCTCGGGAGCTGGCTGGGCGCGGTCGAGATCGACGGGGTCTCCCTGCCCATCGCTCTGGGGCTGCTGGTGATGATGTACCCCGTGCTGGCCAAGGTCCGCTACGACCGCGTCGGCACCGTCACCGCGGACCGGCGGCTGCTGACCAGTTCGCTGCTGCTGAACTGGATCATCGGCCCAGCGCTGATGTTCGCCCTGGCCTGGATCTTCCTGGCCGACCTGCCCGAGTACCGCACCGGCCTGATCATTATCGGCCTGGCCCGGTGCATCGCGATGGTGATCATCTGGAACGACCTGGCCTGCGGTGACCGGGAGGCCGCCGCGGTGCTGGTGGCCATCAACTCGGTCTTTCAGGTCTTCGCGTTCGCCGCGCTCGGCTGGTTCTACCTCTCGGTCCTACCCGGGTGGCTCGGCCTGTCCCAGGCCACCTTGGACGTGAGCCCGTGGCAGATCGCCAAGTCCGTGCTGATCTTCCTGGGCATCCCACTCGTGGCGGGTTGGGCCTCGCGGGTCTGGGGCGAGCGGGCCAGGGGCCGCACCTGGTATGAGGAGACCTTCCTGCCCCGCATCGGCCCGTGGGCGCTGCGCGGGCTGCTGTTCACCATCGTGCTGCTGTTCGCCCTGCAGGGCGAACAGATCACCTCCCGGCCCTGGGACGTCGCCCGCATCGCCGTGCCCCTGCTGATCTACTTCGCCCTCATGTGGGGTGTGGGCTTCGCCCTGGGCAAGGGCTTGGGCATGACATATGAGCGGACGACCACCCTGGCATTCACCGCTGCGGGCAACAACTTCGAGTTGGCCATCGCGGTGGCCATCGCCACCTTCGGCGTCACCTCCGGCCAGGCCCTGGCCGGCGTTGTTGGACCGCTCATCGAGGTGCCCGTCCTGGTCGGCCTGGTCTACGTCTCCCTCGCTCTACGCGACCACTTCCCTCACAAGGAGGAGTCCCATGTCCCAACCCCAGCACACTGA
- a CDS encoding FAD-dependent oxidoreductase produces MPPATLPVVVIGAGPVGLATAAELTRRDQEVIVLEQGQAPAAAVRQWGHVRLFSPWSEVTSPAAVALLEATGWSHPEPTAYPTGADWVRDYLDPLATVLGDRVRTGHRVLGVARSERDLLVDSGREGQPFVLHVERADGSMQRLLARAVVDCSGTWGAPNPLGAEGYPAAGETAAVDRILYEMPDGEADRDRFAGAATAVVGSGASALTALIALTSKPLHTPDSHVVWVVRRGTVESAFGGGELDELPARGALGTRVRAAVDARLIEPVTGFRVTGVQEQGATLALLATDGRRIEGLDQVVGATGFRPDLSFLSEVRLNLDPRLQAPVDLAPGIDPNLHSCGSVQPHGHDVLAQPEGDLFLAGMKSYGRAPSFLAMTGYEQVRSIAAALAGDLEAARAVELTLPDTGVCGGAGLFDEEASGDGGCCGTPQGPESLTLTGVAGSAR; encoded by the coding sequence GTGCCACCTGCAACTCTTCCCGTGGTCGTCATCGGCGCCGGACCCGTTGGTCTGGCGACGGCGGCCGAGCTCACCCGCCGTGACCAGGAGGTGATTGTCCTGGAGCAAGGGCAGGCGCCCGCGGCCGCCGTCCGGCAGTGGGGGCACGTGCGGTTGTTCTCGCCCTGGTCTGAGGTGACCTCACCTGCTGCCGTGGCCCTGTTGGAGGCGACCGGCTGGAGCCACCCCGAACCGACGGCTTACCCGACCGGTGCGGACTGGGTCCGCGACTACCTCGACCCGCTGGCCACAGTGCTGGGAGATCGCGTCCGCACGGGTCACCGTGTCCTCGGTGTCGCGCGCTCGGAGCGGGACCTGCTGGTCGACTCCGGGCGAGAGGGCCAGCCGTTCGTGCTGCACGTCGAGCGTGCTGACGGCTCGATGCAGCGGTTGCTGGCGCGTGCGGTCGTGGACTGCTCGGGCACCTGGGGCGCCCCGAACCCGCTGGGCGCTGAGGGCTACCCCGCTGCCGGTGAGACCGCTGCGGTCGACCGCATCCTGTACGAGATGCCTGATGGGGAGGCGGACCGGGATCGGTTCGCGGGGGCGGCCACTGCCGTGGTCGGCTCAGGCGCCTCCGCGCTGACCGCGCTGATCGCGCTCACCTCGAAGCCTTTGCACACCCCGGACTCTCACGTGGTGTGGGTGGTGCGCCGCGGCACGGTCGAAAGTGCCTTCGGCGGAGGTGAGCTGGATGAGCTCCCCGCCCGTGGTGCGTTGGGCACCCGCGTGCGTGCCGCCGTCGACGCCAGGCTGATCGAGCCGGTCACCGGTTTCCGGGTCACCGGGGTGCAGGAGCAGGGCGCGACACTGGCGCTGCTGGCCACGGACGGACGGCGGATCGAGGGGCTGGACCAGGTCGTGGGAGCGACCGGGTTCCGTCCCGACCTGTCCTTCCTGTCCGAGGTCCGCCTCAACCTGGACCCCCGGTTGCAGGCCCCGGTCGACCTGGCACCGGGCATCGACCCGAACCTGCACTCCTGCGGCTCGGTCCAGCCCCACGGCCACGACGTCCTGGCCCAGCCCGAGGGCGACCTCTTCCTGGCGGGGATGAAGTCCTACGGCCGGGCTCCCTCGTTCCTGGCGATGACCGGCTATGAGCAGGTGCGCTCCATCGCCGCCGCCCTGGCCGGCGACCTGGAGGCCGCACGGGCGGTCGAGCTGACCCTGCCGGACACCGGCGTGTGTGGAGGGGCGGGGCTGTTCGATGAGGAGGCCTCCGGTGACGGCGGCTGCTGCGGCACCCCGCAGGGTCCGGAGTCGCTGACGCTGACCGGCGTGGCGGGGTCGGCTCGGTGA
- a CDS encoding ArsR/SmtB family transcription factor, giving the protein MSTSVRTADLTASAACAAGCVPAEGLPRAQAEQLAGLLKALADPVRLRLYSRIAATAGETCVCDLGDFGVSQPTISHHLRKLREAGLIESERRGTWVYYRAVPAALSPLTPLLNG; this is encoded by the coding sequence ATGTCCACCTCCGTTCGCACCGCCGATCTGACCGCTTCTGCCGCCTGTGCAGCGGGTTGCGTCCCGGCCGAGGGGCTGCCCAGAGCGCAGGCCGAGCAGTTGGCGGGCCTGCTCAAGGCACTGGCGGACCCGGTGCGACTTCGGCTGTACTCGCGGATCGCGGCCACCGCAGGAGAGACCTGCGTGTGCGATCTTGGCGACTTCGGCGTCTCCCAGCCCACGATCTCCCACCACCTCCGCAAACTGCGCGAGGCAGGACTCATCGAGAGCGAACGCCGCGGGACCTGGGTCTACTACCGCGCAGTCCCTGCGGCCCTGTCGCCGCTCACGCCCCTGCTGAACGGGTAG
- a CDS encoding ArsR/SmtB family transcription factor, which yields MTTSATTPELLTEALNGCCNPAGQPLTDQQAERVARIFKALGDPTRVKLYSLIAASASGEMCVCDLTGLVGLSQPTVSHHLKLLVDAGLVTREQRGRWAYFQPSPAPLGAAARALIGTWKPHRRPTRSAGA from the coding sequence ATGACGACCAGTGCGACAACACCCGAGCTGCTCACTGAGGCACTCAACGGTTGCTGCAATCCGGCGGGACAGCCGCTCACGGACCAACAGGCCGAGCGGGTCGCCCGGATCTTCAAGGCTCTCGGCGACCCCACGCGCGTCAAGCTCTACTCTCTGATCGCGGCCTCGGCGTCCGGGGAGATGTGCGTGTGCGACCTCACTGGGCTCGTCGGCCTCTCGCAGCCGACCGTCTCCCACCACCTGAAGCTCCTCGTCGACGCAGGGCTCGTCACCCGCGAGCAACGCGGGCGATGGGCCTACTTCCAGCCCAGCCCGGCGCCCCTGGGCGCGGCCGCACGGGCACTCATCGGCACCTGGAAGCCGCACCGGCGGCCTACCCGTTCAGCAGGGGCGTGA